The Pseudomonas baetica genome includes a region encoding these proteins:
- a CDS encoding penicillin acylase family protein, with protein sequence MKRVFTVLALFIVVLLAGAGWYVYSKQPTRQGQVELRKLQGSVTVRYDERGVPHIRAENETDLYRALGYVHAQDRLFQMEAMRRLARGELAEVLGPKLLDTDKLFRSLRIRERAASYVANLDKQSPAWKGLQAYLDGINQYQDSHAAPVEFDVLGIPKRPFTAEDSISVAGYMAYSFAAAFRTEPLLTYVRDQLGADYLNVFDLDWQPKGVLAKDRTTPKPALAANDWKDLNALARLSEQALIDNGLPQFEGSNAWVISGSHSQSGKPLLAGDPHIRFSVPSVWYEAQLSAPGFELYGHHQALVPFAFLGHNMDFGWSLTMFQNDDLDLIAEKVNPDNPNQVWYHGQWTDMVSTEQQINVKGQAPVTITLRQSPHGPIVNDALGTAAGKTPIAMWWAFLETPNPILEGFYQLNRADTLAKARAAAAKVQAPGLNLVYANAKGDIAWWASALLPKRPTGVKPGFILDGSTNQADKDGYYPFSANPQEENPARGYIVSANFQPVSPTGMEIPGYYNLADRGQQLNQQLSDKRVKWTNEANQKLQLGTATGYGPRLLAPLLPVLREVVSDPAQLKLVEQLAQWQGDYPLDSISATLFNQFLYDLADAAMRDELGNDFFETLLSTRVIDSALPRLAANADSAWWDNRNTPTKETRADVVRTAWQASMAHLKLTLGDDTSAWQWGTAHTLTHGHPLGQQKPLDRIFNVGPFAAPGSHEVPNNLSAKIGPAPWPVTYGPSTRRLVDFADPAHSLTINPVGQSGVPFDSHFDDQAEAYVDGMYVQAHFSDEEVTANTRSTLKLLPARATQ encoded by the coding sequence ATGAAGCGCGTGTTCACCGTTCTTGCCTTGTTCATCGTTGTCCTGCTCGCTGGCGCCGGCTGGTACGTCTACAGCAAACAGCCGACGCGCCAGGGCCAGGTCGAGCTGCGCAAGCTGCAAGGTTCGGTGACCGTGCGCTACGACGAGCGTGGCGTGCCGCACATCCGCGCCGAGAACGAAACCGACCTCTACCGTGCCCTCGGCTATGTACATGCCCAAGATCGCTTGTTCCAGATGGAAGCCATGCGTCGTCTCGCCCGGGGCGAACTGGCCGAAGTGCTCGGACCGAAACTGCTCGACACCGACAAACTGTTCCGCAGCCTGCGCATCCGCGAACGTGCAGCCAGCTACGTCGCCAACCTCGATAAACAATCCCCGGCGTGGAAGGGCCTGCAAGCCTATCTGGACGGCATCAACCAATATCAGGACAGCCACGCCGCGCCCGTCGAGTTCGACGTGCTGGGCATCCCCAAGCGGCCGTTCACCGCCGAAGACAGCATTAGCGTGGCCGGTTACATGGCCTACAGCTTTGCCGCGGCGTTTCGCACCGAACCGCTGCTGACCTACGTGCGCGATCAACTCGGCGCCGATTACCTCAACGTCTTCGACCTCGACTGGCAGCCCAAAGGTGTGCTGGCGAAAGATCGCACCACCCCGAAACCGGCCCTCGCCGCCAATGACTGGAAAGACCTCAACGCCCTCGCCCGCCTCAGCGAGCAAGCGCTGATCGACAACGGCCTGCCGCAATTCGAAGGCAGCAACGCGTGGGTCATCTCGGGCAGTCACAGCCAAAGCGGCAAACCGCTGCTGGCCGGCGATCCACACATTCGCTTTTCGGTGCCGTCGGTGTGGTACGAAGCGCAACTGTCGGCGCCGGGCTTTGAGCTGTACGGCCATCATCAGGCGCTGGTGCCGTTCGCGTTCCTGGGGCACAACATGGATTTCGGCTGGAGCCTGACCATGTTCCAGAACGACGATCTGGACCTGATCGCCGAGAAGGTCAACCCGGACAACCCGAATCAGGTCTGGTATCACGGCCAGTGGACCGACATGGTCAGCACCGAGCAACAGATCAATGTGAAGGGCCAGGCGCCGGTGACGATCACCCTGCGCCAGTCGCCCCACGGCCCGATCGTCAACGATGCGCTGGGTACGGCCGCCGGCAAGACGCCGATCGCCATGTGGTGGGCATTCCTGGAAACGCCGAATCCGATCCTTGAAGGCTTCTACCAGCTCAACCGCGCCGACACCCTGGCAAAGGCCCGCGCTGCTGCCGCCAAAGTGCAGGCGCCGGGGCTTAATCTGGTTTACGCCAACGCCAAGGGCGATATCGCCTGGTGGGCTTCGGCGTTGCTGCCCAAGCGGCCGACCGGTGTCAAACCGGGCTTCATTCTCGACGGCAGCACGAATCAGGCGGACAAGGACGGCTACTACCCGTTCAGCGCCAACCCGCAGGAAGAAAACCCGGCGCGCGGCTATATCGTCTCGGCCAACTTCCAGCCTGTTTCGCCCACCGGCATGGAAATTCCGGGTTACTACAACCTCGCCGACCGTGGCCAGCAGCTCAATCAGCAGCTCAGCGACAAGCGCGTGAAGTGGACCAATGAAGCTAACCAGAAACTGCAACTGGGCACCGCCACCGGTTACGGCCCGCGTTTGCTGGCGCCGTTGTTGCCAGTATTGCGTGAAGTGGTGAGCGATCCGGCGCAGCTCAAACTGGTCGAGCAACTGGCGCAGTGGCAAGGCGACTATCCGCTAGATTCGATCAGTGCAACGCTGTTCAACCAGTTCCTCTACGACCTCGCCGATGCGGCAATGCGCGACGAGTTGGGCAATGACTTTTTCGAGACGCTGCTGTCGACGCGGGTGATCGATTCGGCACTGCCACGGCTGGCGGCGAACGCCGATTCCGCGTGGTGGGATAACCGCAATACGCCAACCAAAGAGACTCGCGCCGATGTTGTCCGTACGGCCTGGCAAGCGAGCATGGCGCACCTGAAGCTGACCCTCGGCGACGACACGTCCGCCTGGCAATGGGGCACGGCGCATACGTTGACCCATGGTCATCCGCTGGGGCAGCAGAAGCCGCTGGATCGTATTTTCAATGTCGGGCCGTTCGCCGCGCCGGGCAGCCATGAAGTGCCGAACAACCTGTCAGCGAAGATCGGCCCGGCGCCGTGGCCGGTGACTTATGGGCCGTCGACCCGGCGCCTGGTGGATTTCGCCGATCCGGCGCACAGTTTGACGATCAACCCGGTGGGCCAGAGTGGTGTGCCGTTCGACAGTCACTTTGACGATCAGGCTGAGGCGTATGTGGACGGGATGTATGTGCAGGCGCACTTCAGCGATGAGGAAGTGACGGCGAATACACGCAGTACCCTGAAGCTGCTGCCGGCGCGGGCGACCCAATAA
- a CDS encoding DUF6436 domain-containing protein — protein MRSPYRTALFASLLALVCAGVLWAAYDWFQGRYLRAFSEHTAVFSGDPLRLPDELAGPGNIRLVHFWDPACPCNVGNQQHLTEMVEQFNGKGVEFFAVQRAGSHGQLPATLSTLKTITVLPGSEQVPASPAVAIWDRNGKLAYFGPYSEGLTCNSSNSFIEPILHALTDDRPVNATHTLAVGCYCPWPVPAQ, from the coding sequence ATGCGTTCGCCCTACCGCACCGCACTGTTTGCCAGCCTGCTCGCGCTTGTGTGCGCCGGGGTGCTGTGGGCCGCGTATGACTGGTTTCAAGGGCGATATCTGCGCGCGTTCAGCGAACACACGGCGGTGTTTTCCGGCGATCCGTTGCGACTGCCCGATGAACTGGCCGGGCCTGGCAATATCCGCCTCGTGCATTTCTGGGACCCGGCCTGCCCGTGCAATGTCGGCAACCAGCAACACCTGACCGAGATGGTCGAGCAGTTCAACGGCAAAGGCGTCGAATTCTTTGCAGTGCAGAGGGCCGGCAGCCACGGCCAGTTGCCCGCCACGCTAAGCACACTGAAAACCATCACCGTGTTGCCCGGCTCCGAGCAGGTCCCCGCCAGCCCGGCCGTGGCGATCTGGGATCGTAACGGTAAACTGGCGTACTTCGGCCCTTACAGCGAAGGCCTGACCTGCAACTCCAGCAACAGCTTCATCGAACCCATCCTGCATGCCCTGACGGACGATCGCCCGGTCAACGCCACGCACACCCTCGCGGTCGGCTGCTATTGTCCATGGCCGGTGCCAGCGCAGTAA
- a CDS encoding alpha/beta hydrolase: protein MPATFDPDQLRASLKPLAEWQALSEEAKAYQRFYQTDFPERDVWRGMGRFAVNGYELVSHCWWPEKVKGTLFLLHGFYDHTGLYRHVIEWALDQDFAVIACDLPGHGLSSGVRASIRDFSEYQDTLQALFAEANSIALPQPWHLCGQSTGGAIVVDHVLNHGENSPAQGHLILLSPLVRPRAWGWSQLSYYLLRPFVRGIARRFSENSNDPDFLPFLLADPLQPKRLPTAWVGALSRWISRVEYAKKSPRRPLIIQGQADMTVDWQHNLQVLKWKFDRPQILLLAQARHHLANETADMREEYFEFLSKRIRGRNL, encoded by the coding sequence ATGCCTGCCACTTTCGACCCCGATCAATTACGCGCCAGCCTCAAGCCTCTGGCCGAGTGGCAGGCGTTGTCCGAGGAGGCGAAAGCGTATCAACGGTTCTACCAGACCGACTTCCCCGAACGCGATGTCTGGCGCGGCATGGGGCGGTTTGCCGTGAACGGTTACGAACTGGTCAGCCATTGCTGGTGGCCAGAGAAGGTCAAGGGCACACTGTTTCTGTTGCACGGTTTCTACGATCACACCGGGCTCTATCGGCATGTGATCGAGTGGGCGCTGGACCAGGATTTTGCGGTGATTGCCTGCGATTTGCCGGGGCATGGTCTGTCGAGTGGGGTGCGGGCGAGCATCCGTGATTTCTCGGAATATCAGGACACCCTGCAAGCGTTGTTCGCCGAGGCCAATTCGATCGCGCTGCCGCAGCCGTGGCACTTGTGCGGGCAAAGTACCGGCGGGGCGATCGTGGTCGACCATGTGCTCAACCATGGTGAGAACAGTCCGGCGCAAGGTCACTTGATTTTGCTGTCGCCGCTGGTGCGACCGCGGGCGTGGGGCTGGTCGCAGCTCAGTTACTACCTGCTGCGGCCGTTTGTGCGGGGCATTGCCCGGCGCTTTAGCGAAAACTCCAATGACCCGGACTTCCTGCCGTTTCTGCTGGCCGATCCGTTGCAGCCCAAGCGCTTGCCGACCGCGTGGGTCGGCGCCTTGTCACGCTGGATCAGTCGGGTCGAGTACGCGAAAAAAAGTCCGCGACGGCCGCTGATCATTCAGGGGCAGGCGGACATGACTGTCGACTGGCAGCACAATTTGCAGGTGTTGAAGTGGAAGTTCGATCGGCCGCAGATTTTGCTGTTGGCGCAGGCGCGGCATCATCTGGCCAATGAGACGGCTGACATGCGTGAGGAGTATTTCGAGTTCTTGAGCAAGCGGATCAGGGGCCGGAATCTCTAG
- a CDS encoding DUF2059 domain-containing protein, with amino-acid sequence MRRLLFSLLMFCVLPAWADGYDQLYKIAGWPDQRAHFNDALSAAQQRYQNSLPPAVFQALVNNSNQRFAPMAMDQRAEAQLRQNLADPKPALSFFQSPLGKKIVAAELLATRRDQLAKNAKGLPKMPASDSRLLIIGHLAQALPAREAGAEVSLAIAGVAADSLSSMIPGLLGGGQAQGMLNGQRQRLMDQIGADMNNTLLYVYRDLSDEELEEFATFAESTEGKAYYQAALAAIRAGLAVGQNTSNLNQ; translated from the coding sequence ATGCGCCGTTTGCTTTTTTCACTGTTGATGTTCTGTGTTTTGCCCGCCTGGGCGGACGGCTACGATCAGTTGTACAAGATCGCCGGCTGGCCAGATCAACGTGCGCATTTCAATGACGCCCTGAGTGCAGCGCAGCAGCGCTATCAGAACAGCCTGCCGCCTGCCGTATTTCAAGCACTGGTCAACAACAGCAATCAGCGCTTCGCCCCCATGGCCATGGATCAGCGTGCCGAAGCACAGCTGCGGCAGAACCTCGCCGATCCGAAACCGGCCCTGTCCTTTTTCCAGTCGCCGCTGGGCAAGAAAATCGTCGCCGCCGAATTGCTCGCAACCCGTCGCGATCAACTGGCGAAGAATGCCAAAGGCCTGCCGAAAATGCCGGCCAGCGACAGCCGCCTGCTGATCATCGGCCATCTCGCCCAAGCCCTGCCTGCCCGTGAAGCCGGCGCCGAAGTCAGCCTGGCGATTGCCGGCGTGGCGGCGGACAGTTTGAGTTCGATGATCCCGGGACTGCTCGGTGGTGGTCAGGCACAAGGCATGTTGAACGGTCAGCGCCAGCGCCTGATGGATCAGATTGGCGCGGACATGAACAACACGCTGCTCTACGTGTATCGCGACCTGTCGGATGAAGAGCTGGAAGAGTTTGCGACGTTTGCCGAGTCGACCGAGGGCAAGGCTTACTATCAAGCGGCGCTGGCGGCGATTCGGGCGGGGTTGGCGGTGGGGCAGAACACTTCGAATCTCAACCAATGA
- a CDS encoding 2OG-Fe(II) oxygenase, which yields MRAMQISSEHPLLLRIVDDLAEHGWSQQNIFLPAGLTRELAAECRKREAEGELAPAAVGRGPFSEIREGIRGDHIQWIDPGQAEASDRYLELMDSLREALNRGLFLGLEDFECHFALYPPGAFYRKHVDRFRDDDRRMVSAVVYLNEAWLPEDGGQLRMYLDDERVYDVQPTGGCLVVFLSGEVPHEVLPANRERLSLTGWFRRRGNEPF from the coding sequence ATGCGCGCCATGCAAATATCCTCTGAACACCCGCTGCTGTTACGTATCGTCGACGACCTGGCCGAGCACGGCTGGTCGCAGCAGAACATTTTCCTGCCCGCGGGTTTGACCCGCGAGCTGGCGGCCGAGTGCCGTAAACGTGAGGCCGAGGGTGAGCTGGCGCCGGCGGCGGTGGGTCGCGGGCCGTTTTCGGAGATTCGCGAGGGTATTCGCGGCGACCACATCCAGTGGATCGATCCGGGCCAGGCCGAGGCCAGTGACCGCTATCTGGAGCTGATGGACAGTCTGCGCGAGGCACTCAACCGGGGCTTGTTCCTCGGGCTGGAAGACTTCGAATGCCATTTCGCGCTGTATCCGCCGGGTGCGTTCTATCGCAAGCACGTTGACCGCTTCCGCGATGATGACCGGCGCATGGTGTCGGCGGTGGTCTACCTCAACGAGGCCTGGCTGCCGGAAGATGGCGGTCAGTTGCGCATGTACCTGGACGATGAGCGCGTCTACGACGTGCAGCCCACCGGCGGCTGCCTGGTGGTGTTTCTGTCTGGCGAAGTCCCGCATGAAGTGCTGCCGGCCAATCGTGAGCGCTTGTCGCTGACGGGCTGGTTCCGCCGTCGTGGCAACGAGCCGTTCTGA
- a CDS encoding DUF523 domain-containing protein yields MEKILVSRCLLGHRVRYDGGASGPFDLLEQWIAEGRVVPLCPEVAGGLPTPRAAAEIPGGQGSEVLDGVASVITTEGEDVSAQFLDGARQALELVHKHGIRVAVLKANSPSCGNLLTYDGTFSGVKVSGEGVTAALLKRHGVQIFSELELPQAATALTQLD; encoded by the coding sequence ATGGAAAAGATTCTGGTCAGCCGCTGCCTGTTGGGTCACCGCGTGCGTTACGACGGCGGGGCCAGCGGACCGTTCGATTTGCTTGAGCAGTGGATTGCCGAAGGGCGCGTGGTGCCATTGTGTCCGGAAGTGGCGGGTGGTTTGCCGACGCCACGGGCGGCGGCGGAGATCCCAGGCGGGCAGGGTAGTGAAGTGCTCGATGGCGTTGCTTCGGTCATCACTACCGAAGGCGAGGATGTCAGCGCGCAGTTTCTGGATGGTGCTCGGCAGGCGCTGGAGTTGGTGCACAAACACGGAATCCGCGTGGCGGTGCTCAAAGCCAATAGCCCATCGTGCGGCAATCTGCTGACCTATGACGGCACGTTCAGTGGAGTGAAAGTCAGTGGTGAAGGCGTGACGGCTGCGTTGCTCAAACGCCATGGCGTGCAGATTTTCAGCGAGCTCGAACTGCCGCAGGCTGCAACAGCCCTGACACAACTCGATTAA
- a CDS encoding transporter substrate-binding domain-containing protein: MRFLPGLICLLPLLSPLAHAELIDDVNDRGELRIALEANTPPFNYKNGDTLTGFEVELGQLLAKELDVRADFIVTDAGDLLQGVESGKYDVALNHIALTPELKDRFDFSTPYGKVDSQLLAKKDEQPRPMVLVQALTEEKPAVSAPVELAIPFQKGNPAFQASLASAMQRIKADGRLAALSAKWFPEPE; the protein is encoded by the coding sequence ATGCGCTTTTTGCCTGGCCTGATCTGCCTGCTACCCCTTTTGAGCCCACTGGCTCACGCCGAACTGATTGATGACGTCAACGACCGTGGCGAGTTGCGCATTGCCCTTGAGGCTAATACACCGCCCTTCAATTACAAGAACGGCGACACACTCACGGGGTTCGAAGTCGAGCTTGGGCAACTGCTGGCCAAGGAGCTGGATGTTCGCGCCGACTTCATCGTCACCGATGCGGGCGACCTGCTCCAGGGCGTTGAAAGCGGCAAGTACGACGTCGCGCTCAACCACATAGCACTGACACCTGAACTCAAGGATCGTTTCGACTTCAGTACGCCATACGGCAAGGTCGATTCGCAGTTGCTGGCGAAGAAGGATGAGCAGCCACGCCCGATGGTACTGGTGCAGGCGTTGACCGAGGAGAAGCCTGCTGTGAGTGCACCGGTGGAATTGGCGATTCCGTTTCAGAAGGGTAATCCGGCGTTTCAGGCCAGCCTTGCGAGCGCGATGCAGCGGATCAAAGCGGATGGGCGTCTGGCGGCGCTGTCGGCGAAATGGTTCCCCGAACCCGAGTGA
- a CDS encoding DUF4399 domain-containing protein, translating to MKSFMSRAALAGVLMGVSVLASAATPAPKGAEVFIVSPEDGAKVSQEFKVKFGTKDVALAPAGDVTKNTGHHHLLIDVDKLPAAGAPIPNDANHMHFGKAQTEATIKLAPGKHTLQLELGDSGHMPFDPPIVSKKITVNVE from the coding sequence ATGAAAAGCTTTATGTCACGTGCAGCGTTGGCGGGTGTACTGATGGGCGTTTCGGTGCTGGCCAGTGCGGCTACCCCGGCTCCAAAGGGTGCCGAAGTGTTCATCGTTTCTCCCGAAGACGGGGCGAAGGTTTCCCAAGAGTTCAAGGTCAAGTTTGGTACCAAGGACGTCGCGCTGGCCCCGGCCGGTGACGTTACCAAGAACACCGGTCACCATCACTTGCTGATCGACGTCGACAAACTGCCGGCTGCCGGCGCGCCGATTCCGAACGATGCGAACCACATGCACTTTGGCAAGGCGCAGACCGAAGCCACAATCAAACTGGCCCCTGGCAAACACACTCTGCAACTGGAGCTGGGTGACAGCGGCCATATGCCATTCGATCCACCGATCGTTTCGAAGAAAATCACCGTCAACGTCGAATAA
- a CDS encoding IS3 family transposase (programmed frameshift), which produces MNTGERRSQRDYTLTFKLSVVDQVEKGELSYKEAQERYGIQGKTTVLNWLRRHGRQDWSQGASIRSKRPRSMDKPDKPLTPEQRIKELEEKLAQANQKAQFFEAVVDVLKNDFGVSVGKKAIRQVLSQEQIQGLSISRACQFMGISRQAYYKRNRACDARARHAQEVMGFVREKRLRQPRLGTRKLHNLMRTEPEMSVKVGRDRLFNILRDRRELVPRRRAYHKTTDSHHRFRRHPNLLKDGPIQVVAKAPEQVWVADITYLPTQTGVAYLSLITDAYSRKIVGHHVHESLHTESVIQAFNKALKQRTTEQHLVHHSDRGVQYCSELYQRLHAKYGITCSMTDGYDCYQNALAERVNGILKNELMLHRPKDFADAIRMVDESVQIYNNERPHLSLKYKTPDAVHRAF; this is translated from the exons ATGAATACGGGAGAAAGGCGCAGTCAGCGTGATTACACGCTGACCTTTAAATTGTCGGTCGTCGATCAAGTCGAAAAAGGTGAGCTGAGTTATAAAGAGGCTCAAGAGCGTTATGGCATTCAGGGTAAAACGACCGTACTGAACTGGTTACGCAGGCATGGTCGGCAGGACTGGAGTCAAGGCGCGTCCATTCGCTCCAAGAGACCCCGTTCCATGGATAAGCCCGATAAACCGCTGACACCCGAACAGCGAATCAAAGAGCTTGAAGAAAAGCTTGCCCAAGCCAACCAGAAAGCTCAGTTTTTCGAAGCCGTCGTTGATGTTTTGAAGAACGACTTCGGTGTTTCTGTCG GTAAAAAAGCGATCCGGCAAGTCCTCTCCCAAGAGCAGATCCAAGGCCTGAGCATTAGTCGGGCTTGCCAATTCATGGGGATTTCCCGTCAGGCTTATTACAAGCGCAACCGGGCGTGTGATGCCCGGGCCCGTCATGCTCAGGAAGTGATGGGATTCGTGAGGGAAAAGCGACTCAGGCAACCGCGCCTTGGCACCCGAAAACTTCACAATCTAATGCGCACTGAGCCAGAAATGTCCGTAAAGGTTGGTCGAGACCGTTTATTCAATATCTTGCGAGATCGGCGCGAACTGGTTCCTCGCAGGCGGGCCTATCACAAAACAACAGACAGTCATCATCGCTTTCGCCGGCATCCAAACCTGCTCAAAGATGGGCCGATTCAGGTAGTCGCCAAGGCACCAGAGCAAGTATGGGTTGCGGACATCACCTACTTACCAACGCAAACGGGTGTGGCTTATCTGAGTTTGATCACCGATGCGTACTCTCGAAAAATCGTGGGTCACCATGTCCATGAAAGCTTGCACACCGAATCGGTGATCCAGGCGTTCAACAAAGCCCTGAAGCAGCGGACAACGGAACAACACTTGGTGCACCACTCGGACAGAGGCGTTCAATACTGCTCCGAGCTTTATCAGCGGCTGCATGCCAAGTACGGCATCACCTGCTCAATGACCGATGGCTACGACTGCTACCAAAATGCATTGGCTGAGCGTGTGAATGGAATTTTGAAAAACGAGTTAATGCTGCATCGGCCCAAAGATTTTGCAGATGCCATCCGGATGGTGGACGAGTCGGTGCAGATCTATAACAACGAGCGGCCTCATCTGTCGCTGAAATACAAAACGCCCGATGCGGTGCATCGGGCGTTTTGA
- the serA gene encoding phosphoglycerate dehydrogenase: protein MSKTSLDKSKIKFLLLEGVHQSAVDVLKAAGYTSIEYLTGSLPEAQLKEKIADAHFIGIRSRTQLTEEIFDHAKKLVAVGCFCIGTNQVDLSAARERGIAVFNAPYSNTRSVAELVLAEAILLLRGIPEKNASCHRGGWIKSAANSFEIRGKKLGIVGYGSIGTQLSVLAEGLGMQVFFYDTVTKLPLGNATQVGNLNELLGMSDIVTLHVPETAATQWMIGEKEIRAIKKGGILINAARGTVVELDALADAIKDKHLIGAAIDVFPVEPRSNDEEFESPLRGLDNVILTPHIGGSTAEAQANIGLEVAEKLVKYSDNGTSVSSVNFPEVALPAHPGKHRLLHIHENIPGVMSEINKVFAENGINISGQFLQTNEKVGYVVIDVDAEYSDLAQEKLQHINGTIRSRVLF, encoded by the coding sequence ATGAGCAAGACTTCTCTCGATAAGAGCAAGATCAAGTTCCTTCTTCTCGAAGGCGTCCACCAATCGGCTGTCGACGTCCTCAAGGCGGCGGGCTACACCAGCATCGAATACCTGACAGGTTCCTTGCCGGAAGCCCAGCTCAAGGAAAAGATCGCTGACGCTCACTTCATCGGCATTCGTTCGCGCACCCAACTGACCGAAGAGATCTTCGATCACGCGAAGAAGCTGGTAGCGGTCGGCTGTTTCTGCATCGGCACCAACCAGGTTGACCTCAGTGCTGCCCGCGAGCGCGGTATCGCCGTGTTCAACGCGCCGTACTCCAACACCCGTTCCGTGGCTGAGCTGGTACTGGCCGAAGCCATCCTGCTGCTGCGCGGCATCCCTGAGAAAAACGCTTCCTGCCACCGTGGCGGCTGGATCAAGTCCGCGGCCAACTCTTTCGAGATCCGTGGCAAGAAACTCGGCATCGTTGGCTACGGCTCGATCGGTACTCAGTTGTCGGTTCTGGCTGAAGGACTGGGCATGCAGGTGTTCTTCTATGACACCGTGACCAAGCTGCCGCTGGGCAACGCCACTCAGGTCGGTAACCTGAACGAGCTGCTGGGCATGTCCGACATCGTCACCCTGCACGTTCCGGAAACCGCTGCGACCCAGTGGATGATCGGCGAGAAGGAAATCCGCGCCATCAAGAAGGGCGGCATCCTGATCAACGCGGCGCGCGGCACCGTGGTCGAACTGGACGCCCTGGCGGACGCGATCAAGGACAAGCACCTGATCGGCGCGGCCATCGACGTATTCCCGGTGGAGCCACGCTCCAACGACGAAGAGTTCGAAAGCCCGCTGCGTGGCCTGGACAACGTGATCCTGACCCCGCACATCGGTGGTTCGACTGCCGAAGCGCAAGCCAACATCGGTCTGGAAGTGGCGGAAAAACTGGTCAAGTACAGCGACAACGGTACTTCCGTTTCGTCGGTCAACTTCCCGGAAGTGGCGCTGCCCGCTCACCCTGGCAAGCACCGTCTGCTGCACATCCACGAGAACATCCCGGGTGTGATGAGCGAGATCAACAAGGTCTTCGCCGAAAACGGCATCAACATCTCCGGTCAGTTCCTGCAGACCAACGAGAAGGTTGGCTACGTGGTGATCGACGTCGACGCCGAGTACTCGGACCTGGCGCAAGAGAAGCTGCAGCACATCAACGGCACTATCCGTAGCCGTGTGTTGTTCTGA
- a CDS encoding FAD-binding oxidoreductase, translating into MTNPALIDELKTLVEPGKVLTDADSLNTYGKDWTKHFAPAPTAIVFPKTIEQVQAIVRWANAHKVALVPSGGRTGLSAAAVAANGEVVVSFDYMNQILDVNLTDRTAVCQPGVVTEHLQNVAEEKGLYYPVDFASAGSSQIGGNIGTNAGGIKVIRYGMTRNWVAGMKVVTGKGDVLELNKDLIKNATGYDLRQLFIGAEGTLGFVVEATMRLDRAPKNLTAMVLGTADFDSIMPVLHAFQGKLDLTAFEFFSDKALAKVMGRGDVPAPFETDCPFYALLEFEATTEEVANSALETFEHCVEQGWVLDGVMSQSETQLQNLWKLREYISETISHWTPYKNDISVTVSKVPAFLKEIDAIVGEHYPDFEIVWFGHIGDGNLHLNILKPENLSKDEFFAKCATVNKWVFETVEKYNGSISAEHGVGMTKRDYLTYSRSPVEIEYMKAVKAVFDPNGIMNPGKIFAV; encoded by the coding sequence ATGACCAATCCTGCCCTGATTGATGAACTGAAGACCCTGGTCGAGCCTGGCAAGGTCCTGACCGACGCCGACTCCCTGAACACGTATGGCAAGGATTGGACCAAGCACTTCGCCCCGGCCCCGACGGCCATCGTGTTCCCCAAGACCATCGAACAAGTGCAGGCCATCGTCCGTTGGGCCAACGCGCACAAGGTCGCGCTGGTGCCCTCGGGCGGGCGCACCGGGTTGTCCGCCGCCGCGGTGGCCGCCAATGGCGAAGTGGTCGTGTCGTTCGACTACATGAACCAGATTCTCGACGTGAACCTCACTGACCGTACCGCTGTTTGCCAGCCGGGCGTAGTCACTGAGCATTTGCAGAACGTCGCCGAAGAAAAAGGCTTGTACTACCCAGTGGATTTCGCTTCCGCCGGATCGAGTCAGATTGGCGGCAATATCGGCACCAATGCCGGCGGAATCAAGGTTATTCGCTATGGCATGACCCGCAACTGGGTCGCGGGCATGAAAGTCGTCACCGGCAAGGGCGATGTGCTGGAGCTGAACAAGGACCTGATCAAGAACGCCACCGGTTACGACCTGCGGCAATTATTCATCGGCGCCGAAGGCACCCTCGGTTTTGTCGTCGAAGCGACCATGCGCCTGGATCGCGCGCCGAAAAACCTCACCGCGATGGTCCTTGGTACCGCCGATTTCGACTCGATCATGCCGGTACTGCACGCCTTCCAGGGCAAGCTCGACCTGACCGCGTTCGAATTCTTTTCTGACAAAGCCCTGGCCAAAGTCATGGGCCGTGGCGACGTGCCGGCGCCGTTCGAGACCGACTGCCCGTTCTACGCACTGCTGGAATTCGAAGCGACCACTGAAGAAGTGGCCAACAGCGCGCTGGAAACCTTCGAACACTGCGTCGAGCAGGGCTGGGTGCTGGACGGTGTGATGAGCCAGAGCGAAACCCAGTTGCAGAACCTGTGGAAACTGCGCGAGTACATCTCCGAGACCATCTCGCACTGGACGCCGTACAAAAACGATATCTCGGTGACCGTGTCGAAAGTGCCTGCGTTCCTGAAGGAAATCGACGCGATCGTCGGCGAGCACTATCCCGACTTCGAAATCGTCTGGTTCGGCCACATCGGCGACGGCAATCTGCACCTGAACATCCTCAAGCCGGAAAACCTGAGCAAGGACGAGTTCTTCGCCAAGTGCGCCACCGTCAACAAGTGGGTGTTCGAAACCGTTGAGAAGTACAACGGTTCGATTTCCGCCGAACACGGCGTGGGCATGACCAAGCGCGATTACTTGACCTACAGCCGTTCGCCGGTTGAGATCGAATACATGAAAGCGGTCAAAGCGGTGTTCGACCCGAACGGCATCATGAACCCGGGCAAGATCTTCGCGGTTTGA